A portion of the Salminus brasiliensis chromosome 11, fSalBra1.hap2, whole genome shotgun sequence genome contains these proteins:
- the znf644a gene encoding zinc finger protein 644a isoform X2 — protein MSALEENTSREGHDGSISELSENLLSTQTFSLAGNVLEPSMQCPRENMTPNGDQADLLTHVRFIESICADGPAKAAYVNGSASPNISDEILLDISKNVPGFLPKSLHAQNPTVATSVQFEECDPLRKDGEMTIRQMLTAEDVENRGIWGFDEESPENSLDCYDDSNDLSWNPHKEFMKFLLEDHDRSEAEEKVPTIQPAVSHRRRKRKMDMVVMVDPSEEPYPELNSDSKNELLGEGSQTDNGDPQWKRPRSHSPVSKNAQYANGTAVALKHLFPKPAKNRKSGKLGFVPESQLEDDPLFYPSNSKLKAKSQNSQRPGKNHSYAPDPKPFICKECGSSFFDHNSLLRHITVHKKKSQKVKETVGLKDEGKDASLQCPQCTFGTNCPNTFVQHAKTHEKDKRYYRCQKCHFVAMNESELKGHMLSKHRVTEAQYLVMEKQEGFPEQKTGAADSNAAASFTCKLCSFKTRNKNIMRNHFEIFHRQVFDKDLVEDIHFTCSLEKKPKAVQPSSLCKLPSVGSQSPERETRRLQSEDSRKKQSPKSLEEPSLAKTDKAKRKANKKMAKNGSRLHKSMNTLITRKRRGQPRTSETDTNKKTDRKSITAKSPESGKCCSDDSLESEKEVLKSPSRLKGDLFALKERSSSGTLKSSGSGGTCQQGVSNNGEGSQEEKPGGKYKHFSLAKPSLKKSPSKRKMSTPFHNIQGQDILIDFPKCRQKLKKKSGAENRKVVNNEDNAVVYDSSFHHPEKCDVKDGLYINSQFLRKRSSPAKGSPRASSGHSEQDLDAPQSPQILIKEECMEAVLCEEAMENETSIEFDSDLKTCPYCPAEFESGISLSNHIRGHLHRVGLSCSDHHEASVAQTASPKKVPQVRRRMAGVPRVKTEDDHPETEETSEEQSELTCPMCREWFVSRIGLSNHVRGHLKRLGKTSSAAFRSPISALKEMMRDKKQFNMKLQALEKKCRASNKLYPFRINNGLVYSTAKVQRFGPSGKQHGQISSPSGEEKKRTEIKDVMKGSPSSDLIGILKKRRAHEEAKVKSSLQTARKALLISPVKERGPALQHCKALPNSVSAYDCKQRKQRSRKKTYPLLHTPEEIYRLTCRFCDLVFQGPLSVQEDWVKHLQRHIMNTAVPRTGAGMVEVTCFPKEPSSDTEAQAKPSS, from the exons ATGTCTGCTTTGGAGGAGAACACCAGCAGAGAGGGACATGACGGCTCCATATCAGAACTCTCAGAGAATCTGTTGAGCACCCAGACGTTCTCTCTTGCAGGGAATGTGCTAGAACCGTCAATGCAGTGCCCACGTGAGAACATGACACCAAACGGTGACCAAGCAGATCTCCTGACACACGTCCGTTTTATTGAGTCCATCTGTGCCGATGGGCCCGCCAAAGCTGCTTACGTCAACGGATCGGCTTCCCCCAACATTTCCGACGAAATTCTGTTAGACATCTCCAAGAATGTGCCGGGATTCCTCCCCAAATCACTGCACGCACAGAACCCCACTGTCGCGACCAGCGTCCAGTTTGAAGAATGTGACCCACTTAGGAAGGATGGTGAAATGACTATAAGACAGATGTTGACCGCCGAAGACGTTGAAAATCGAGGCATATGGGGCTTCGATGAAGAATCTCCAGAGAACTCGCTGGACTGTTACGATGACAGTAATGATCTGAGCTGGAATCCCCATAAAGAGTTCATGAAGTTCTTGCTGGAGGATCATGACCGTTCGGAAGCGGAGGAGAAGGTGCCCACCATCCAGCCAGCCGTTAGTCATAGGAGGAGAAAGCGTAAGATGGACATGGTGGTGATGGTAGATCCTTCAGAGGAGCCCTACCCAGAGTTGAACTCTGATTCCAAAAATGAGCTCCTGGGTGAAGGCAGCCAAACGGACAACGGAGATCCTCAGTGGAAACGACCCAGGTCCCATTCGCCAGTATCGAAAAACGCACAGTACGCAAACGGAACTGCAGTGGCCTTGAAACACCTTTTTCCTAAACCAGCAAAAAATAGGAAGAGTGGGAAGCTGGGGTTTGTTCCAGAAAGTCAGCTGGAGGACGATCCTCTGTTTTACCCAAGCAATAGCAAATTAAAGGCGAAGTCCCAGAATTCCCAGAGACCCGGGAAAAACCACTCCTATGCTCCCGATCCGAAGCCGTTCATATGCAAAGAGTGTGGAAGTTCTTTTTTCGATCACAACTCGCTTCTAAGACACATAACTGTCCACAAGAAGAAGAGCCAGAAGGTTAAGGAAACAGTCGGACTCAAAGACGAGGGCAAAGACGCGAGTTTACAGTGTCCACAGTGCACCTTCGGAACTAACTGCCCCAACACGTTTGTCCAGCATGCAAAAACCCACGAGAAGGACAAGCGGTACTATCGATGTCAAAAGTGCCATTTCGTGGCAATGAATGAAAGCGAGCTGAAGGGTCATATGCTTTCTAAGCATCGTGTCACCGAAGCTCAGTACCTGGTGATGGAGAAACAAGAAGGGTTCCCGGAACAGAAGACCGGCGCGGCGGATAGCAACGCTGCAGCTTCTTTCACCTGTAAACTGTGTTCTTTTAAAACGAGAAACAAGAACATCATGAGGAACCATTTCGAGATTTTTCATCGGCAGGTCTTTGACAAAGATCTGGTAGAGGATATACACTTCACGTGCAGTCTGGAAAAGAAGCCGAAAGCGGTGCAGCCATCCTCGTTATGCAAGTTGCCCAGCGTAGGTTCGCAGTCGCCAGAGAGAGAAACCCGTCGATTACAGTCTGAGGACTCTAGGAAAAAACAAAGCCCCAAGTCTCTTGAAGAACCTAGTCTAGCAAAAACGGACAAGGCGAAACGAaaggcaaataaaaaaatggccaaaaatgGTTCTAGGCTTCACAAATCCATGAACACTCTTATAACTCGGAAAAGGCGTGGTCAGCCGAGGACCTCTGAAACCGACACTAACAAGAAAACTGACAGAAAGAGCATCACAGCCAAGAGTCCAGAGTCTGGTAAATGCTGCAGCGATGATTCCCTAGAGTCCGAGAAAGAGGTTCTCAAATCCCCTTCCAGGTTGAAGGGGGATCTTTTTGCACTGAAGGAGAGGAGTTCGAGTGGCACTTTGAAGTCTAGTGGAAGTGGTGGTACGTGTCAGCAAGGAGTCAGCAATAACGGTGAAGGTTCCCAAGAAGAGAAACCAGGCGGCAAGTACAAACACTTCTCTTTGGCCAAGCCGTCTTTGAAGAAGTCTCCTTCCAAAAGGAAAATGTCCACTCCGTTCCACAACATTCAAGGCCAAGATATTCTGATCGACTTTCCCAAATGTAGGCAaaaactgaagaaaaagagCGGGGCGGAAAACCGCAAGGTCGTGAACAACGAGGACAACGCTGTAGTGTACGACTCCAGCTTCCACCATCCCGAGAAATGTGATGTCAAAGATGGTTTGTATATCAACAGCCAGTTTTTACGCAAGCGCTCGTCCCCTGCGAAGGGAAGCCCACGTGCCTCGAGTGGTCACTCTGAGCAAGACCTGGACGCCCCACAATCCCCACAGATTCTGATCAAGGAAGAATGCATGGAAGCGGTGCTGTGTGAAGAAGCCATGGAAAATGAGACCAGTATAGAATTTGATTCAGACCTGAAGACCTGCCCGTACTGCCCTGCTGAATTCGAGTCAGGGATCAGTCTCTCCAACCACATTAGAGGGCATTTGCACAGAGTGGGTTTGAGCTGCAGTGACCATCATGAAGCATCAGTAGCTCAGACGGCTTCCCCCAAAAAAGTGCCTCAGGTTCGACGACGAATGGCTGGAGTGCCTCGAGTTAAAACAG AGGACGACCATCCAGAGACCGAGGAAACATCAGAGGAACAGTCAGAACTCACCTGTCCCATGTGTAGGGAATGGTTTGTCTCGAGGATCGGACTGTCAAATCACGTTCGGGGTCATCTGAAGCGGCTTGGAAAGACGTCGTCGGCTGCGTTCAGGTCACCTATAAGCGCACTTAAGGAAATGATGCGTGACAAAAAGCAGTTCAACATGAAATTACAGGCTCTGGAAAAGAAGTGCAGAGCTTCAAATAAATTATATCCCTTTAGAATCAATAACGGCCTCGTCTACTCTACTGCCAAAGTGCAGCGCTTTGGACCCAGTGGCAAACAGCACGGACAGATTTCTTCTCCATcaggagaggaaaagaaaaggacagagaTTAAAGATGTGATGAAAGGATCGCCGTCAAGTGATCTTATAGGAATTTTGAAAAAGAGGCGCGCTCATGAGGAGGCTAAAGTGAAAAGCTCACTCCAAACAGCAAGGAAGGCTCTTCTCATTTCACCTGTTAAAGAGCGCGGTCCAGCACTACAGCACTGTAAAGCACTGCCGAACTCAGTATCAG CTTATGACTGTAAACAAAGGAAGCAGAGGTCAAGGAAGAAGACCTATCCATTGCTCCACACTCCAGAGGAAATCTACAGACTTACGTGCAG GTTTTGTGATTTAGTCTTCCAGGGCCCGCTGTCCGTTCAGGAGGACTGGGTGAAGCATTTACAGAGACACATAATGAACACTGCTGTACCACGCACAGGCGCTGGCATGGTGGAGGTCACCTGCTTCCCTAAAGAGCCCAGCTCAGACACAGAAGCGCAGGCCAAGCCTTCCTCCTGA
- the znf644a gene encoding zinc finger protein 644a isoform X1 — MSALEENTSREGHDGSISELSENLLSTQTFSLAGNVLEPSMQCPRENMTPNGDQADLLTHVRFIESICADGPAKAAYVNGSASPNISDEILLDISKNVPGFLPKSLHAQNPTVATSVQFEECDPLRKDGEMTIRQMLTAEDVENRGIWGFDEESPENSLDCYDDSNDLSWNPHKEFMKFLLEDHDRSEAEEKVPTIQPAVSHRRRKRKMDMVVMVDPSEEPYPELNSDSKNELLGEGSQTDNGDPQWKRPRSHSPVSKNAQYANGTAVALKHLFPKPAKNRKSGKLGFVPESQLEDDPLFYPSNSKLKAKSQNSQRPGKNHSYAPDPKPFICKECGSSFFDHNSLLRHITVHKKKSQKVKETVGLKDEGKDASLQCPQCTFGTNCPNTFVQHAKTHEKDKRYYRCQKCHFVAMNESELKGHMLSKHRVTEAQYLVMEKQEGFPEQKTGAADSNAAASFTCKLCSFKTRNKNIMRNHFEIFHRQVFDKDLVEDIHFTCSLEKKPKAVQPSSLCKLPSVGSQSPERETRRLQSEDSRKKQSPKSLEEPSLAKTDKAKRKANKKMAKNGSRLHKSMNTLITRKRRGQPRTSETDTNKKTDRKSITAKSPESGKCCSDDSLESEKEVLKSPSRLKGDLFALKERSSSGTLKSSGSGGTCQQGVSNNGEGSQEEKPGGKYKHFSLAKPSLKKSPSKRKMSTPFHNIQGQDILIDFPKCRQKLKKKSGAENRKVVNNEDNAVVYDSSFHHPEKCDVKDGLYINSQFLRKRSSPAKGSPRASSGHSEQDLDAPQSPQILIKEECMEAVLCEEAMENETSIEFDSDLKTCPYCPAEFESGISLSNHIRGHLHRVGLSCSDHHEASVAQTASPKKVPQVRRRMAGVPRVKTEDDHPETEETSEEQSELTCPMCREWFVSRIGLSNHVRGHLKRLGKTSSAAFRSPISALKEMMRDKKQFNMKLQALEKKCRASNKLYPFRINNGLVYSTAKVQRFGPSGKQHGQISSPSGEEKKRTEIKDVMKGSPSSDLIGILKKRRAHEEAKVKSSLQTARKALLISPVKERGPALQHCKALPNSVSVSEKGEHSRKVCAHCNTTFHSGVSLSNHLRAYARRKRNALMEGTTYDCKQRKQRSRKKTYPLLHTPEEIYRLTCRFCDLVFQGPLSVQEDWVKHLQRHIMNTAVPRTGAGMVEVTCFPKEPSSDTEAQAKPSS; from the exons ATGTCTGCTTTGGAGGAGAACACCAGCAGAGAGGGACATGACGGCTCCATATCAGAACTCTCAGAGAATCTGTTGAGCACCCAGACGTTCTCTCTTGCAGGGAATGTGCTAGAACCGTCAATGCAGTGCCCACGTGAGAACATGACACCAAACGGTGACCAAGCAGATCTCCTGACACACGTCCGTTTTATTGAGTCCATCTGTGCCGATGGGCCCGCCAAAGCTGCTTACGTCAACGGATCGGCTTCCCCCAACATTTCCGACGAAATTCTGTTAGACATCTCCAAGAATGTGCCGGGATTCCTCCCCAAATCACTGCACGCACAGAACCCCACTGTCGCGACCAGCGTCCAGTTTGAAGAATGTGACCCACTTAGGAAGGATGGTGAAATGACTATAAGACAGATGTTGACCGCCGAAGACGTTGAAAATCGAGGCATATGGGGCTTCGATGAAGAATCTCCAGAGAACTCGCTGGACTGTTACGATGACAGTAATGATCTGAGCTGGAATCCCCATAAAGAGTTCATGAAGTTCTTGCTGGAGGATCATGACCGTTCGGAAGCGGAGGAGAAGGTGCCCACCATCCAGCCAGCCGTTAGTCATAGGAGGAGAAAGCGTAAGATGGACATGGTGGTGATGGTAGATCCTTCAGAGGAGCCCTACCCAGAGTTGAACTCTGATTCCAAAAATGAGCTCCTGGGTGAAGGCAGCCAAACGGACAACGGAGATCCTCAGTGGAAACGACCCAGGTCCCATTCGCCAGTATCGAAAAACGCACAGTACGCAAACGGAACTGCAGTGGCCTTGAAACACCTTTTTCCTAAACCAGCAAAAAATAGGAAGAGTGGGAAGCTGGGGTTTGTTCCAGAAAGTCAGCTGGAGGACGATCCTCTGTTTTACCCAAGCAATAGCAAATTAAAGGCGAAGTCCCAGAATTCCCAGAGACCCGGGAAAAACCACTCCTATGCTCCCGATCCGAAGCCGTTCATATGCAAAGAGTGTGGAAGTTCTTTTTTCGATCACAACTCGCTTCTAAGACACATAACTGTCCACAAGAAGAAGAGCCAGAAGGTTAAGGAAACAGTCGGACTCAAAGACGAGGGCAAAGACGCGAGTTTACAGTGTCCACAGTGCACCTTCGGAACTAACTGCCCCAACACGTTTGTCCAGCATGCAAAAACCCACGAGAAGGACAAGCGGTACTATCGATGTCAAAAGTGCCATTTCGTGGCAATGAATGAAAGCGAGCTGAAGGGTCATATGCTTTCTAAGCATCGTGTCACCGAAGCTCAGTACCTGGTGATGGAGAAACAAGAAGGGTTCCCGGAACAGAAGACCGGCGCGGCGGATAGCAACGCTGCAGCTTCTTTCACCTGTAAACTGTGTTCTTTTAAAACGAGAAACAAGAACATCATGAGGAACCATTTCGAGATTTTTCATCGGCAGGTCTTTGACAAAGATCTGGTAGAGGATATACACTTCACGTGCAGTCTGGAAAAGAAGCCGAAAGCGGTGCAGCCATCCTCGTTATGCAAGTTGCCCAGCGTAGGTTCGCAGTCGCCAGAGAGAGAAACCCGTCGATTACAGTCTGAGGACTCTAGGAAAAAACAAAGCCCCAAGTCTCTTGAAGAACCTAGTCTAGCAAAAACGGACAAGGCGAAACGAaaggcaaataaaaaaatggccaaaaatgGTTCTAGGCTTCACAAATCCATGAACACTCTTATAACTCGGAAAAGGCGTGGTCAGCCGAGGACCTCTGAAACCGACACTAACAAGAAAACTGACAGAAAGAGCATCACAGCCAAGAGTCCAGAGTCTGGTAAATGCTGCAGCGATGATTCCCTAGAGTCCGAGAAAGAGGTTCTCAAATCCCCTTCCAGGTTGAAGGGGGATCTTTTTGCACTGAAGGAGAGGAGTTCGAGTGGCACTTTGAAGTCTAGTGGAAGTGGTGGTACGTGTCAGCAAGGAGTCAGCAATAACGGTGAAGGTTCCCAAGAAGAGAAACCAGGCGGCAAGTACAAACACTTCTCTTTGGCCAAGCCGTCTTTGAAGAAGTCTCCTTCCAAAAGGAAAATGTCCACTCCGTTCCACAACATTCAAGGCCAAGATATTCTGATCGACTTTCCCAAATGTAGGCAaaaactgaagaaaaagagCGGGGCGGAAAACCGCAAGGTCGTGAACAACGAGGACAACGCTGTAGTGTACGACTCCAGCTTCCACCATCCCGAGAAATGTGATGTCAAAGATGGTTTGTATATCAACAGCCAGTTTTTACGCAAGCGCTCGTCCCCTGCGAAGGGAAGCCCACGTGCCTCGAGTGGTCACTCTGAGCAAGACCTGGACGCCCCACAATCCCCACAGATTCTGATCAAGGAAGAATGCATGGAAGCGGTGCTGTGTGAAGAAGCCATGGAAAATGAGACCAGTATAGAATTTGATTCAGACCTGAAGACCTGCCCGTACTGCCCTGCTGAATTCGAGTCAGGGATCAGTCTCTCCAACCACATTAGAGGGCATTTGCACAGAGTGGGTTTGAGCTGCAGTGACCATCATGAAGCATCAGTAGCTCAGACGGCTTCCCCCAAAAAAGTGCCTCAGGTTCGACGACGAATGGCTGGAGTGCCTCGAGTTAAAACAG AGGACGACCATCCAGAGACCGAGGAAACATCAGAGGAACAGTCAGAACTCACCTGTCCCATGTGTAGGGAATGGTTTGTCTCGAGGATCGGACTGTCAAATCACGTTCGGGGTCATCTGAAGCGGCTTGGAAAGACGTCGTCGGCTGCGTTCAGGTCACCTATAAGCGCACTTAAGGAAATGATGCGTGACAAAAAGCAGTTCAACATGAAATTACAGGCTCTGGAAAAGAAGTGCAGAGCTTCAAATAAATTATATCCCTTTAGAATCAATAACGGCCTCGTCTACTCTACTGCCAAAGTGCAGCGCTTTGGACCCAGTGGCAAACAGCACGGACAGATTTCTTCTCCATcaggagaggaaaagaaaaggacagagaTTAAAGATGTGATGAAAGGATCGCCGTCAAGTGATCTTATAGGAATTTTGAAAAAGAGGCGCGCTCATGAGGAGGCTAAAGTGAAAAGCTCACTCCAAACAGCAAGGAAGGCTCTTCTCATTTCACCTGTTAAAGAGCGCGGTCCAGCACTACAGCACTGTAAAGCACTGCCGAACTCAGTATCAG TTTCAGAGAAAGGTGAACACAGCAGAAAGGTTTGCGCTCACTGTAATACCACCTTCCACAGTGGAGTTAGCCTCTCCAACCACCTGCGGGCTTATGCACGTAGAAAAAGAAACGCACTAATGGAGGGAACGA CTTATGACTGTAAACAAAGGAAGCAGAGGTCAAGGAAGAAGACCTATCCATTGCTCCACACTCCAGAGGAAATCTACAGACTTACGTGCAG GTTTTGTGATTTAGTCTTCCAGGGCCCGCTGTCCGTTCAGGAGGACTGGGTGAAGCATTTACAGAGACACATAATGAACACTGCTGTACCACGCACAGGCGCTGGCATGGTGGAGGTCACCTGCTTCCCTAAAGAGCCCAGCTCAGACACAGAAGCGCAGGCCAAGCCTTCCTCCTGA